The following proteins are co-located in the Triticum aestivum cultivar Chinese Spring chromosome 1A, IWGSC CS RefSeq v2.1, whole genome shotgun sequence genome:
- the LOC123068792 gene encoding sugar transporter ERD6-like 4 yields MNGGSSGRGGGGGGGGYESGSDHDARKQPLLVNTGSWYRMGSRQSSLTAGTSSMAIMRESHVSAFLCTMIVALGPIQFGFTGGFSSPTQAAIIRDLNLSISEFSVFGSLSNVGAMVGAIASGQMAEHIGRKGSLMIAAIPNIIGWLAISFAKDTSFLYMGRLLEGFGVGVISYTVPVYIAEISPQNMRGALGSVNQLSVTIGIVLAYILGMFVPWRMLAVIGILPCTILIPGLFFIPESPRWLAKMNKMEDFETSLQVLRGFETDITSEVNDIKRAVTSANKRAAIRFQELNQKKFRMPLILGIGLLVLQQLSGINAILFYASSIFKAAGITNSDLATCGLGGIQVLATLVTTWLLDRAGRRILLIISSAGMTISLLAVAVIFFIKDTVSQDSHMYYILSMVSLLAIVAYVIAFSFGMGAIPWVIMSEILPVSIKSLAGSFATLANWLTSFGITMTANLLLSWSAGGTFVSYMLVSAFTLVFVILWVPETKGRTLEEIQWSFR; encoded by the exons ATGAacggcggcagcagcggcaggGGCGGGGGAGGCGGAGGGGGAGGGTACGAGAGCGGGAGCGACCATGACGCGCGGAAGCAGCCGCTGCTGGTGAACACGGGGAGCTGGTACAGGATGGGGTCGCGCCAGTCCAGCCTCACGGCGGGGACCTCCTCCATGGCCATCATGCGGGAGTCGCACGTCTCGGCCTTCCTCTGCACCATGATCGTCGCGCTCGGCCCCATCCAGTTCGGCTTCACCGGCGGCTTCTCCTCCCCCACCCAGGCCGCCATCATCCGCGACCTCAACCTCTCCATCTCCGAG TTCTCGGTGTTCGGCTCGCTGTCCAACGTCGGCGCCATGGTCGGGGCCATCGCCAGCGGGCAGATGGCCGAGCACATTGGCCGCAAAGGG TCACTGATGATCGCTGCTATTCCTAACATCATCGGCTGGCTTGCCATCTCCTTCGCAAAA GACACTTCTTTCCTGTATATGGGACGATTGCTTGAAGGATTTGGGGTCGGTGTCATATCCTACACG GTGCCAGTATACATAGCAGAGATTTCTCCTCAGAACATGAGAGGCGCCCTAGGCTCTGTGAACCAG TTGTCGGTAACGATTGGTATCGTGTTGGCCTATATTCTCGGCATGTTTGTTCCTTGGAGGATGCTTGCAGTGATAG GAATCTTGCCATGCACAATATTGATACCAGGCCTATTCTTCATCCCAGAATCTCCAAGATGGCTG GCAAAGATGAACAAGATGGAGGATTTCGAAACCTCGCTACAAGTTTTGAGGGGATTTGAGACTGACATCACCTCAGAAGTGAATGACATAAAG AGGGCCGTAACATCAGCAAACAAAAGGGCGGCGATCCgtttccaggagttaaaccaaAAGAAGTTCCGCATGCCCCTGATT CTAGGAATTGGCCTGCTTGTTCTACAACAGCTAAGCGGAATCAACGCTATACTGTTCTACGCAAGTAGTATCTTCAAAGCTGCAG GTATTACAAACAGTGACTTGGCCACATGTGGACTTGGAGGTATTCAG GTTCTTGCCACTCTAGTTACAACCTGGTTACTAGACAGGGCTGGCCGGCGTATCCTACTCATC ATATCTTCTGCTGGGATGACTATAAGCCTTCTTGCGGTTGCCGTCATATTTTTTATCAAG GACACTGTTTCACAAGATTCTCATATGTATTACATATTGAGCATGGTCTCCTTGCTTGCTATTGTG GCTTATGTTATCGCCTTCTCCTTTGGTATGGGCGCCATTCCATGGGTCATAATGTCTGAG ATCCTTCCGGTGAGCATCAAGAGTCTTGCAGGAAGCTTCGCGACGCTTGCCAATTGGCTCACTTCCTTTGGGATAACGATGACAGCAAACTTGCTGCTCAGCTGGAGTGCTGGAG GTACCTTTGTGTCCTATATGCTTGTGAGCGCCTTTACACTCGTGTTCGTCATCCTCTGGGTGCCGGAAACCAAGGGAAGAACGCTCGAGGAGATACAGTGGTCATTCCGCTGA